A single window of Nitrospirota bacterium DNA harbors:
- the dusB gene encoding tRNA dihydrouridine synthase DusB, whose amino-acid sequence MTFERLHPLQIGSRSIENNLILAPIAGVSDLPFRTIVKAFGCGLVVTELISSEGLVRNNEKTKRFLTSLPEEKPLSIQIFGHHPEPMARAARFAEEYGADIVDINFGCPVRKVTRSGAGAGVMKDPCRARDILESTVKAVKVPVTMKMRIGMDDQNIYAEELAKMAEDSGISAIIVHGRTVAQGFSGKANWGWIKKVKEAIKIPVIGNGDINSPEDAEAILKETGCDGIMIGRGSFGNPWIFTQIKEYLKTGHKIGPPSMIEKKEILLKHFELMMQFYGEDQGTILMRKHACWYTRGLRNGGTFRAEINRAENKGVFFETVERFFETLTAESAPVL is encoded by the coding sequence ATGACTTTTGAACGACTCCATCCCTTACAAATTGGCAGCCGGTCTATCGAAAACAACCTGATTCTTGCCCCCATTGCGGGCGTAAGCGATCTTCCTTTTAGAACAATCGTTAAAGCGTTCGGGTGTGGTTTGGTGGTGACCGAATTAATCAGCAGTGAAGGCCTGGTAAGGAACAACGAAAAAACGAAAAGATTTCTGACCTCGCTTCCGGAAGAAAAACCCCTTTCCATTCAGATTTTTGGTCATCATCCCGAACCCATGGCCAGAGCGGCACGATTTGCGGAAGAATATGGGGCGGACATTGTGGACATTAACTTTGGGTGTCCGGTTCGAAAAGTCACCCGGTCCGGGGCTGGGGCCGGCGTGATGAAAGACCCTTGCCGGGCGAGAGACATTTTGGAATCGACAGTGAAGGCGGTTAAGGTCCCCGTTACGATGAAGATGAGAATTGGGATGGATGATCAGAACATTTATGCTGAAGAACTGGCAAAAATGGCTGAGGATTCTGGGATTTCAGCGATCATCGTTCATGGACGGACGGTCGCACAGGGCTTTTCCGGAAAAGCCAATTGGGGCTGGATTAAAAAAGTAAAAGAAGCCATTAAAATACCGGTGATTGGAAACGGGGATATTAATTCGCCGGAGGATGCGGAAGCGATTTTAAAGGAAACCGGTTGTGACGGGATCATGATCGGACGGGGATCTTTTGGCAATCCCTGGATCTTCACTCAGATCAAAGAGTACCTGAAAACCGGTCATAAGATAGGACCGCCTTCAATGATTGAAAAGAAAGAGATTCTTCTAAAGCATTTTGAATTAATGATGCAATTTTATGGAGAGGATCAGGGAACGATCCTTATGAGAAAACATGCCTGCTGGTACACCAGAGGCCTTCGGAACGGAGGGACATTCAGGGCGGAGATTAATCGGGCCGAAAACAAAGGCGTCTTTTTTGAAACGGTCGAGCGCTTTTTTGAGACACTGACGGCTGAATCAGCTCCGGTTTTATGA
- the tsaD gene encoding tRNA (adenosine(37)-N6)-threonylcarbamoyltransferase complex transferase subunit TsaD, producing MNILAIETSCDETGVSVLKDGHLILANLLSTQVATHAPFGGIVPELASRKHMEMIQPMVLEAIRQAGLPFSELDAVAVTYGPGLVGALVVGVSFGKALSYALNIPLIGIHHLEGHIHSIFLENPGLPYPFIALVVSGGHTNLYRVEGSGSYFSLGHSIDDAAGEALDKAGKMLNLGYPGGPVIDELAKRQDPDQFIFPRAFLSKNSYDFSFSGLKTSLRTFLEKKTEDEIKGMLPQIAAGFQQAIVDVLVKKTLRAALEFKIPNIVIVGGVAANSRLRAEMSEEGKREGIQVHIPSPRFCTDNAAMIARAALDHFEKKHFASLDLNPVGSLTLEEANG from the coding sequence ATGAATATTTTAGCGATCGAAACTTCTTGTGATGAAACAGGAGTGTCTGTTTTGAAAGACGGACATCTCATTTTGGCCAACTTACTTTCTACTCAGGTTGCAACTCATGCACCCTTTGGAGGAATTGTTCCTGAGTTGGCCAGCCGAAAGCATATGGAGATGATTCAACCGATGGTATTAGAAGCCATTCGCCAGGCAGGCCTCCCATTTTCTGAATTAGATGCGGTCGCCGTGACTTATGGACCCGGATTAGTCGGGGCATTGGTCGTTGGTGTGTCGTTTGGAAAAGCGTTATCGTATGCGCTGAATATTCCCTTAATTGGAATTCACCACCTTGAGGGCCATATCCATTCTATTTTTCTAGAAAACCCCGGTCTTCCCTATCCCTTTATTGCATTGGTCGTGTCAGGAGGCCACACAAATCTGTACCGGGTTGAAGGATCAGGATCCTATTTTTCTTTAGGGCATTCGATAGATGATGCGGCCGGAGAAGCGTTGGATAAAGCTGGAAAAATGCTCAACCTGGGATATCCGGGAGGACCGGTGATAGACGAGTTGGCAAAACGCCAGGACCCGGATCAATTCATTTTTCCACGAGCCTTTTTATCAAAAAATTCGTACGACTTTAGTTTTAGCGGTTTAAAGACTTCTCTTCGAACTTTCCTGGAGAAGAAAACCGAAGATGAAATTAAAGGGATGCTTCCTCAAATCGCCGCTGGCTTTCAACAAGCGATCGTCGATGTTTTAGTGAAGAAGACACTTCGGGCGGCGCTGGAATTTAAAATTCCCAATATCGTCATTGTCGGAGGTGTGGCGGCCAATTCCCGTTTACGAGCTGAAATGTCTGAAGAAGGGAAGAGGGAGGGGATCCAGGTTCATATCCCTTCTCCAAGATTTTGCACCGATAACGCGGCCATGATCGCGCGCGCCGCACTGGACCATTTCGAAAAAAAACATTTTGCTTCATTGGATTTAAATCCTGTCGGCTCATTAACCCTGGAGGAGGCCAATGGATGA
- a CDS encoding divergent polysaccharide deacetylase family protein, whose amino-acid sequence MERPERHERKVHPETGSVSKPLVGHRDKVAILIDDLGANMKAYKRLKAMDPHLSYAILPFQAYSKKIAEDAHANHFDVLLHLPMESEGRENPGKGAIYHNMTKDAILSQTRSDIHALPYIQGVNNHMGSRITSNRGEMEVILNEVKSQNLFFVDSRTTAETVAFEVAEEIGVKSAERQVFLDNDDNLEEIKGELNRLIKLSHQHGTAVAIGHPRRNTMKALGEFLSHLDQEGIDVVPISTLVR is encoded by the coding sequence GTGGAACGACCGGAACGCCATGAAAGAAAGGTTCACCCCGAAACCGGTTCGGTTTCTAAACCTTTGGTCGGGCACAGGGATAAAGTTGCTATTTTAATTGACGACCTTGGGGCGAATATGAAAGCCTATAAAAGATTAAAGGCGATGGACCCTCATTTATCCTACGCGATTTTACCTTTTCAAGCCTATTCGAAAAAAATCGCAGAGGACGCGCACGCCAACCATTTTGATGTCTTACTCCATCTTCCAATGGAATCTGAAGGGAGGGAAAACCCCGGAAAAGGAGCGATTTACCATAACATGACAAAAGACGCGATCTTAAGCCAAACCCGTTCAGACATTCATGCCCTTCCGTATATCCAGGGTGTGAACAACCACATGGGGTCTAGAATTACTTCGAACCGGGGGGAGATGGAGGTTATCTTAAATGAGGTGAAATCGCAAAACCTGTTTTTTGTCGATAGCCGAACAACGGCCGAAACCGTAGCCTTTGAGGTGGCCGAAGAAATCGGGGTCAAGTCAGCCGAACGGCAGGTCTTTCTCGATAACGATGATAATCTTGAAGAGATCAAAGGAGAGTTAAACCGATTGATCAAGCTGTCCCATCAACACGGGACGGCCGTTGCCATCGGTCACCCCAGGCGAAACACGATGAAGGCTTTAGGTGAATTTTTGTCCCATCTTGATCAAGAGGGGATAGATGTCGTACCCATTTCAACGTTAGTCAGGTAA
- a CDS encoding ATP-dependent Clp protease ATP-binding subunit, giving the protein MFERFTDRGRKIIILAREEAEKHQNDYLGTEHLVLAVLREGDGMALAVLKKMGLSSEQIRLEIERNLPGGGSTMTFGEIPFTPRVKKVLEYAMEEAKLLGHNYIGSEHLLLGLLREEEGIGGKILRSLGSNLLTARQLTINLLRKASPREKDKKSNTPALDEFGRDLTQLASEAGLDPVIGRADEIERLLQILSRRTKNNPVLIGESGVGKTAIVEGLAQRIIAGEVPDNLLNQRVIALDLGSLVAGTKYRGQFEERLKVVMKEIMNAGNVIIFIDELHTLVGAGAAEGSIDASNMLKPALARGEVQCIGATTLDEYRKHIEKDAALKRRFQPIFVQPPTSEQTIQIIQGLKDRYEEHHGVKITNDAVVEAVRLSDRYITDRFLPDKAIDVIDEAGSRAKLINYSQPQEIRNIENEVKRVAKDKDLAIKLQNFEEAVRLREEEERLKRLLEDSKKEWKKTQEKNKPSITKEEVAYVVSKMTGVPLFRLEEEETKKLIHMEEELHKRIVGQDEAISVVCKAIRRSRAGLKGERRPIGSFIFLGPTGVGKTELARTLAKFMFDDEDALIRIDMSEYSEKFSSSRLMGAPPGYVGYEEGGQLTEKVRRRPYSVVLFDEIEKAHPDLFNVLLQVLDDGVLTDSLGRKVDFKNTVLIMTSNLGARMIEKSSTLGFQKTTDDEQEKKIKDGIMSELKRTFNPEFLNRLDEMVVFHQLDKKHLIKIIDILIEEVNQRIAVKGIHLEVTPEVKQWLVTEGYEPNYGARPMRRSIQRKIEDPLSEEILKGRFKETKKIKVLLKDNAPVFIEDEVMAEV; this is encoded by the coding sequence ATGTTCGAACGATTTACCGATCGTGGAAGAAAAATCATCATCCTAGCAAGAGAAGAAGCCGAGAAGCACCAGAATGATTATTTGGGAACGGAGCATCTTGTTTTGGCAGTTTTGCGTGAGGGTGATGGAATGGCTCTGGCCGTTTTAAAAAAGATGGGCCTTTCCAGCGAACAGATTCGCCTTGAAATAGAGCGAAATCTCCCGGGTGGCGGAAGCACCATGACGTTCGGCGAGATTCCGTTTACTCCGCGGGTTAAAAAAGTTTTAGAATACGCAATGGAAGAGGCGAAATTACTGGGGCATAATTATATCGGAAGCGAACATCTTCTTTTAGGTTTGTTGAGAGAAGAAGAGGGGATTGGCGGAAAAATTCTTCGGAGTTTGGGGTCGAATCTTTTAACCGCCCGACAGTTGACGATTAATTTACTGCGCAAGGCCTCGCCGCGAGAAAAAGATAAAAAAAGCAATACGCCTGCATTGGATGAATTTGGCCGCGATTTGACGCAGTTAGCCAGCGAGGCGGGCCTTGATCCTGTCATCGGAAGAGCAGATGAAATTGAACGTCTTCTGCAAATTTTAAGCCGAAGAACCAAGAATAACCCGGTTTTAATTGGAGAATCCGGCGTCGGAAAAACAGCGATAGTCGAAGGGTTGGCCCAGCGGATTATTGCCGGTGAGGTGCCGGATAACTTGTTGAATCAGAGGGTGATTGCTCTGGATTTAGGGTCTCTCGTAGCGGGGACGAAATATCGGGGTCAGTTCGAAGAACGTTTGAAAGTGGTCATGAAAGAAATCATGAACGCTGGAAACGTGATTATTTTTATCGACGAGTTGCATACTTTGGTTGGAGCGGGCGCCGCGGAAGGGTCAATCGACGCTTCTAATATGTTGAAACCGGCATTGGCCAGAGGTGAGGTCCAGTGCATTGGAGCGACTACGCTCGACGAGTATCGGAAACATATCGAAAAGGATGCCGCGCTTAAAAGACGTTTTCAACCGATTTTTGTTCAGCCTCCGACCTCCGAGCAAACCATTCAGATTATTCAGGGCTTAAAAGACCGATACGAAGAGCATCATGGCGTTAAGATTACAAACGACGCGGTGGTAGAAGCGGTTCGTTTATCCGATCGTTATATCACCGATCGATTCCTCCCTGATAAAGCCATCGACGTTATCGATGAAGCGGGTTCAAGAGCAAAACTGATTAACTATTCTCAACCTCAGGAAATTCGCAATATTGAGAATGAAGTTAAACGGGTCGCTAAAGATAAGGACCTTGCTATTAAGCTTCAAAACTTTGAGGAAGCGGTTAGATTAAGAGAAGAGGAAGAAAGACTCAAGCGTCTTCTTGAAGATTCCAAGAAAGAGTGGAAAAAAACACAGGAAAAGAACAAACCAAGCATTACGAAGGAAGAAGTCGCTTATGTGGTCTCCAAGATGACAGGTGTCCCGCTGTTCCGTTTGGAAGAAGAAGAGACCAAGAAACTGATCCATATGGAAGAGGAACTCCATAAGAGGATTGTGGGGCAGGATGAAGCGATTTCCGTGGTTTGTAAAGCGATCCGGAGATCTCGTGCCGGGCTCAAGGGTGAAAGGCGTCCGATTGGATCTTTTATATTTTTAGGGCCAACCGGAGTCGGAAAAACAGAACTTGCAAGAACGTTGGCCAAGTTTATGTTTGATGATGAAGACGCCTTAATCCGGATTGATATGTCTGAATATTCTGAAAAATTCAGCAGTTCACGATTAATGGGCGCCCCTCCAGGATATGTGGGATATGAAGAAGGGGGGCAACTGACTGAAAAAGTGAGACGTCGTCCGTACTCTGTGGTTCTATTTGATGAAATTGAAAAGGCTCACCCGGACCTCTTTAATGTTTTGCTTCAGGTTTTGGATGATGGTGTTTTGACAGACAGCTTAGGCCGGAAAGTTGACTTTAAAAATACCGTTCTAATTATGACCTCTAATTTGGGCGCCCGGATGATTGAGAAAAGTTCGACATTGGGATTTCAAAAAACTACGGATGATGAGCAGGAGAAGAAAATTAAAGATGGCATCATGAGCGAGCTGAAAAGAACTTTTAATCCTGAATTCTTAAACCGCCTCGATGAAATGGTTGTCTTCCACCAGTTGGATAAAAAACATCTAATTAAAATTATCGATATCCTCATTGAAGAAGTCAACCAGAGAATTGCTGTCAAAGGAATCCACCTGGAGGTGACTCCGGAAGTGAAGCAGTGGTTGGTGACGGAAGGATACGAACCGAACTATGGCGCCAGACCGATGAGGCGGAGCATCCAAAGAAAAATTGAAGATCCTCTTTCTGAAGAAATTTTAAAGGGAAGATTCAAAGAAACGAAAAAAATTAAGGTTCTTCTAAAAGATAACGCGCCGGTTTTCATCGAAGATGAAGTAATGGCGGAAGTTTAA
- the bioF gene encoding 8-amino-7-oxononanoate synthase — translation MFRENLKKIKQEGLYRSLICQIPEGGPVINIDGKPCLSFCSNNYLGLSHHPSIIKAGQNSLEKFGSGSGASRLLSGTFPPHQELEMEIARFKKTEAALSFGSGYLANLALLTTLVDRGDLILADRLNHASLMDGCKLSRATFKIFRHKDMDHLKHLLSKKPSDQKTLIVTEGVFSMDGDLAPLPEIVTLAKEYHAKVMVDDAHGFATLGDHGRGTAEHFGVENQIDVQMGTFGKAAGVYGAFVAGPKSLIDYLINKAKSFIFTTALPPALPSMCIASLKIISQNPKLRETLRENQAYFTTRLAQIGFPVQKNPAPIIPILIGDVFKTLDFSKALYDAGLFIPAIRPPTVPEGMSRLRISLSASHTPEHLDTCIKQLEICGKSLGIL, via the coding sequence ATGTTCCGCGAGAATTTGAAAAAGATAAAACAGGAAGGGCTTTATCGGTCCCTTATTTGCCAAATTCCGGAGGGAGGGCCTGTCATAAATATCGACGGAAAACCCTGCCTCTCTTTTTGTTCAAACAATTACCTGGGTCTTTCACACCATCCTTCCATTATAAAAGCAGGCCAGAACTCCTTGGAAAAATTTGGGTCAGGAAGCGGCGCTTCCCGCCTGTTATCAGGAACTTTTCCGCCTCATCAGGAACTAGAAATGGAAATAGCCAGATTTAAGAAAACCGAGGCCGCCCTGTCCTTTGGGTCCGGTTACCTGGCCAATCTCGCCTTGCTGACAACCCTGGTTGATCGGGGGGATCTCATTCTGGCTGATCGATTAAACCATGCCAGCCTGATGGACGGCTGCAAACTCAGCCGGGCGACATTCAAAATCTTCAGACACAAAGACATGGATCACCTCAAACATCTTTTATCTAAAAAACCCTCCGATCAAAAAACACTCATTGTTACAGAGGGTGTTTTTAGCATGGATGGCGACCTCGCGCCTTTACCGGAGATTGTCACGCTTGCAAAAGAGTATCACGCCAAGGTCATGGTGGATGACGCCCACGGTTTCGCTACGCTCGGTGATCATGGGCGCGGTACGGCAGAACATTTCGGGGTGGAGAACCAGATCGACGTCCAAATGGGAACTTTTGGAAAGGCTGCGGGTGTTTATGGAGCTTTTGTCGCAGGGCCAAAATCGCTGATTGACTATTTAATCAATAAGGCAAAGTCATTTATTTTCACAACGGCATTACCCCCTGCCCTTCCTTCGATGTGTATCGCCTCTCTGAAAATTATCTCTCAGAATCCAAAGCTTCGCGAAACACTCAGAGAAAATCAAGCTTATTTTACCACGCGGTTAGCTCAAATTGGATTTCCCGTTCAAAAGAATCCCGCCCCGATCATTCCAATTCTTATTGGCGACGTTTTTAAAACGTTGGATTTCTCAAAAGCTTTATATGACGCCGGTCTCTTTATTCCCGCGATCCGGCCTCCAACGGTGCCCGAAGGAATGAGCCGTTTAAGGATCAGCCTGTCGGCTTCTCACACCCCGGAACATTTGGATACCTGTATCAAGCAGCTTGAAATATGCGGAAAGTCCCTTGGGATCCTCTAA
- a CDS encoding SDR family NAD(P)-dependent oxidoreductase, whose amino-acid sequence MGSSNQNVLIIGGSGGLGLELTKLFLRNQDRVAVHFFKNKAPVEAVLKYFDSQNNGLVCQADVQNEMSVHAMFDLLMRRWSHLDTVIYNAGVTEDVLLSKMTETQWDQVIQVNLTGLFYCMKHAFGWMRKNKRGHFITIASRSGLTGRIGQANYSASKAGVIGLTRSAAKEWGPDQVQANTVLPGFLPTAMGLKIEEKKRARILRENVLQKPSTLEEVGRFIFFLSRLNHVSGQVFNLDSRLV is encoded by the coding sequence TTGGGATCCTCTAATCAAAATGTTTTAATTATTGGCGGTTCAGGCGGTTTGGGACTTGAGCTGACAAAACTGTTTTTAAGAAATCAAGACCGGGTTGCCGTTCATTTTTTTAAAAATAAGGCGCCTGTAGAGGCCGTTTTAAAATATTTTGATTCCCAAAACAACGGGTTGGTTTGCCAGGCAGATGTTCAAAACGAAATGTCGGTCCATGCGATGTTTGATTTGCTTATGCGGAGATGGTCTCACCTCGATACCGTCATATACAATGCGGGCGTCACTGAAGACGTCCTATTGTCAAAAATGACCGAAACGCAGTGGGATCAGGTGATTCAGGTCAATCTAACAGGGCTTTTTTATTGTATGAAACATGCCTTCGGATGGATGAGAAAAAACAAACGAGGACACTTTATTACGATCGCTTCGCGGAGCGGCTTAACCGGGAGGATTGGACAGGCCAATTACTCAGCTTCAAAAGCGGGAGTTATCGGTTTGACCCGATCGGCAGCAAAGGAGTGGGGGCCAGATCAAGTTCAGGCCAATACGGTTTTACCCGGTTTTCTTCCCACGGCTATGGGATTGAAAATCGAGGAAAAAAAACGGGCCCGGATCCTTCGTGAAAATGTCTTGCAAAAACCTTCGACCCTTGAAGAGGTTGGCCGATTTATCTTTTTTCTGTCAAGACTGAATCATGTTTCAGGACAGGTTTTTAACCTCGACAGCAGACTGGTGTAA
- the bioD gene encoding dethiobiotin synthase: MGILGPDRNIFITGTGTSVGKTYFGCHLARFLTRKGFRVGVMKPIETGIVRDDRSDGALLKKAAKSEIPLEWVSPYRFKTPAAPIIASRLEKKKIGIPLILKKYHRLALDHDWMIVEGAGGLMVPILKGFYMADLILSLNLGVILIASEQLGTINHTLLSVHLAQSRGIKIFAIILNQRKSREDSTTRTHATILRENVDFPVLTYPKKIKGFYEESFWEQLLI, encoded by the coding sequence ATGGGAATTTTAGGGCCAGACCGGAATATTTTCATCACAGGGACCGGCACGTCTGTAGGAAAAACCTATTTTGGCTGTCATTTGGCTCGTTTCCTGACCCGAAAAGGTTTCCGGGTCGGGGTCATGAAACCGATCGAAACCGGAATTGTCCGGGACGATCGCTCCGATGGAGCGCTCCTTAAAAAAGCCGCCAAATCTGAAATTCCCTTGGAATGGGTCTCACCCTACCGGTTTAAAACCCCGGCGGCCCCGATCATCGCGTCCAGGTTGGAAAAAAAGAAAATCGGGATCCCGCTTATTTTAAAAAAATACCATCGGTTGGCTTTAGATCATGATTGGATGATTGTAGAAGGAGCAGGTGGACTCATGGTCCCGATTTTAAAGGGGTTTTACATGGCCGATTTAATCTTGTCCTTAAATCTTGGGGTTATTCTAATCGCGTCTGAACAACTGGGCACGATCAATCATACCCTTCTTTCCGTACACCTTGCCCAAAGCCGCGGGATAAAAATTTTCGCCATCATCCTGAATCAAAGGAAATCCAGGGAGGATTCAACAACTCGAACCCATGCGACGATCCTTCGGGAAAACGTTGATTTTCCGGTACTCACTTATCCCAAAAAAATTAAAGGCTTTTACGAAGAATCATTTTGGGAACAATTGCTAATTTAG
- a CDS encoding HD domain-containing protein gives MNGKILLVDSEEPIRHVILNILRNYSVLAVDSSGAALKILNEEPFDLVLINLPFKPTHSLFLKIKELYKDLPCLLLISFLEVETAVEFLKTGIYGFILKPFTRQEILTTVEESLWKFRLLNENVRLKLLLPLFEMTQNLGVRPEFNDIFHQIVNLVMRETGADLVSFSYHNFLNDSVFDEVKTTPAGAHQGIFSFIQWVKAHFKHLETPLLITGLGEEYQDVVNQIQSIHYSSLMVYPLRSKNHLMGFLICGKISRKNHFFARDNEFFSIIGNQLAIVLENYRLIEELENAHFESLKGLASAIEAKDAYTSGHCDRLIEHSLMFADKLNLSDEERKKLRYGAALHDIGKIGIKESILGKPGKLTTAEYEEMKRHPKIGADILQNINFLKPVTPIIYHHQECYDGSGYPEGISGEQIPLGSRIVAILDTFDAMTTDRPYRQAVPVQRAIDELNRYAGKQFDPYLVKIFTDFIQEKA, from the coding sequence GTGAACGGTAAAATATTATTAGTCGATTCTGAAGAACCGATTCGTCATGTCATTTTAAATATCCTCAGGAACTATTCTGTTCTGGCTGTAGACTCCTCAGGGGCCGCTTTAAAGATATTAAACGAAGAACCCTTTGACCTTGTCTTAATCAATCTTCCTTTTAAACCGACCCATTCTTTATTTTTAAAAATCAAAGAACTTTATAAGGATTTACCCTGTCTTTTGTTGATATCGTTCCTGGAGGTTGAAACTGCGGTCGAATTTTTAAAGACCGGAATTTATGGTTTTATTTTAAAACCTTTCACCCGGCAAGAGATCCTCACGACGGTTGAAGAGTCGCTCTGGAAATTTCGTCTCTTAAATGAAAATGTAAGGCTTAAACTCCTTTTGCCCCTGTTCGAGATGACCCAAAATCTTGGGGTGCGGCCTGAATTTAATGATATCTTTCATCAGATTGTCAATTTGGTCATGCGGGAAACGGGAGCTGATCTGGTTTCTTTCTCCTATCATAATTTCTTAAATGATTCCGTTTTTGATGAAGTGAAAACGACCCCTGCCGGGGCACATCAAGGTATTTTTTCTTTTATTCAGTGGGTGAAGGCACATTTTAAACACCTTGAAACCCCTTTACTCATTACCGGGTTGGGGGAAGAATACCAGGACGTGGTGAACCAGATTCAATCGATTCATTACTCGTCTTTAATGGTTTATCCCTTGCGTTCCAAAAATCATTTGATGGGGTTTTTAATTTGTGGAAAAATTTCCAGAAAAAATCATTTTTTTGCAAGAGACAATGAGTTTTTTTCAATTATTGGAAACCAATTGGCAATCGTTTTGGAAAATTACAGGTTGATTGAAGAGCTTGAGAATGCCCATTTTGAATCCTTAAAAGGATTAGCCTCGGCAATTGAGGCCAAAGATGCCTATACCAGCGGACATTGTGACCGGCTGATAGAGCATTCCTTAATGTTTGCAGATAAACTGAATCTTTCAGACGAAGAGCGAAAAAAATTGAGGTATGGAGCCGCCCTGCATGATATTGGAAAAATTGGGATAAAAGAATCGATACTGGGAAAACCGGGAAAGTTGACCACCGCTGAATATGAAGAAATGAAGCGGCATCCCAAAATAGGCGCAGACATTTTACAAAATATTAATTTTCTAAAGCCGGTTACCCCTATTATATACCACCATCAGGAGTGTTACGACGGGTCAGGTTATCCTGAAGGAATTTCCGGAGAGCAAATTCCTCTGGGTTCAAGAATCGTCGCTATTCTCGATACGTTTGATGCCATGACGACAGACCGGCCCTACCGGCAAGCGGTTCCTGTCCAGAGAGCCATTGATGAACTCAATCGTTATGCCGGAAAACAGTTCGATCCTTATCTCGTTAAAATATTCACCGATTTCATTCAAGAAAAAGCCTAA
- the thiE gene encoding thiamine phosphate synthase, producing MKINSSLKICLITPPDIGNPDLFYPRFEEALSHGIRFVQFRNKQLTKKEGFRVAIRLRDLCRQYRSLFIVNDEIDMALALDSDGVHIGQQDFPLDLTRNLMGPEKIIGVSTHSFQQATEAESGGADYIGFGSVFSTASKENTDRVGLETLKLIRDEVSIPVFAIGGISPTNVSSIFGAGASGIAVISSIWDEPSVGKAVDKLKQEIQNVSRS from the coding sequence TTGAAAATAAATTCGAGCCTTAAGATTTGTCTGATTACGCCCCCCGATATCGGAAACCCTGATCTTTTTTATCCAAGATTTGAGGAAGCCTTGTCTCATGGAATTCGTTTTGTCCAATTTAGAAATAAGCAATTAACCAAAAAAGAGGGTTTCCGTGTTGCTATTCGATTGCGCGACCTATGCAGACAATATCGAAGTTTATTTATCGTTAATGATGAGATTGATATGGCGTTAGCTTTAGATTCTGACGGTGTCCATATCGGACAGCAAGATTTCCCCCTGGATTTAACCAGAAACCTGATGGGCCCTGAAAAGATCATCGGGGTTTCGACCCATTCTTTCCAACAGGCGACTGAGGCTGAAAGCGGTGGAGCCGATTATATCGGCTTTGGCTCAGTTTTCTCCACCGCTTCCAAAGAAAACACAGACCGGGTTGGTTTAGAAACATTAAAATTGATCAGGGATGAGGTTTCCATTCCGGTTTTTGCGATAGGAGGAATTTCCCCAACGAACGTTTCTTCCATTTTTGGCGCCGGGGCATCCGGAATTGCGGTGATTTCTTCTATATGGGATGAACCTTCTGTTGGAAAAGCCGTCGATAAGCTCAAACAGGAAATTCAAAACGTCAGTCGCTCCTGA